The proteins below come from a single Nocardioides eburneiflavus genomic window:
- a CDS encoding NADH-quinone oxidoreductase subunit C, translating into MSDDKTDENKAARPAEERNLEAAKAEAGTGSGVEQPAPEQSPENVPAPTGEVRSVGVRHGMFGTSGTGDTSGYGGLVSATVFPAPSQKPYGGWFDEVAGALEARLEATELTAAIESVVVHRGEITFHVRREDLPFVAQMLRDDEALRFEFCSGVSGVHYPEDTGRELHAVYHLTSMTHNRRIRVEVTAPDSDPHLPSLVSIYPTLDWHERETYDMFGLVFDGHPALTRVLMPDDWPGHPQRKDYPLGGIPVEYKGGSIPPPDQRRSYN; encoded by the coding sequence GTGAGCGACGACAAGACCGACGAGAACAAGGCCGCTCGTCCCGCGGAGGAGCGCAACCTCGAGGCGGCGAAGGCCGAGGCCGGCACCGGCAGCGGCGTCGAGCAGCCGGCTCCCGAGCAGTCCCCGGAGAACGTCCCGGCCCCGACGGGCGAGGTGCGCTCCGTCGGCGTCCGCCACGGCATGTTCGGCACCTCCGGCACCGGCGACACCTCCGGCTACGGCGGCCTGGTGAGCGCGACCGTCTTCCCGGCGCCCTCGCAGAAGCCCTACGGCGGCTGGTTCGACGAGGTCGCCGGGGCCCTCGAGGCCCGCCTGGAGGCCACCGAGCTGACCGCGGCCATCGAGAGCGTCGTGGTGCACCGCGGCGAGATCACCTTCCACGTACGCCGCGAGGACCTGCCCTTCGTGGCGCAGATGCTGCGCGACGACGAGGCGCTGCGCTTCGAGTTCTGCTCGGGCGTCAGCGGCGTGCACTACCCCGAGGACACCGGACGCGAGCTGCACGCCGTCTACCACCTCACCTCGATGACCCACAACCGGCGCATCCGCGTGGAGGTGACCGCGCCGGACAGCGACCCGCACCTGCCGAGCCTGGTGAGCATCTACCCCACGCTCGACTGGCACGAGCGCGAGACGTACGACATGTTCGGGCTGGTCTTCGACGGCCACCCCGCTCTCACCCGGGTGCTCATGCCGGACGACTGGCCGGGCCACCCGCAGCGCAAGGACTACCCGCTCGGCGGCATCCCCGTCGAGTACAAGGGCGGCTCCATCCCTCCGCCGGACCAGCGCAGGAGCTACAACTGA
- a CDS encoding NuoB/complex I 20 kDa subunit family protein, with product MGLEEKLPSGVLLTTVEGVAGYMRKASFWPATFGLACCAIEMMTTGAPKYDLARFGMEVFRASPRQADLMIVAGRVSQKMAPVLRQIYDQMPEPKWVLAMGVCASSGGMFNNYAVVQGVDHVVPVDMYLPGCPPRPEMLIDAILKLHDQVQTTKLGVNRTNEIAELETAALRALPTSEMKGLLR from the coding sequence ATGGGACTTGAAGAGAAGCTGCCCAGCGGCGTCCTGCTGACGACCGTCGAGGGCGTCGCGGGCTACATGCGCAAGGCGTCGTTCTGGCCGGCCACCTTCGGGCTGGCCTGCTGCGCCATCGAGATGATGACCACGGGCGCCCCGAAGTACGACCTGGCCCGCTTCGGCATGGAGGTCTTCCGGGCCAGCCCCCGCCAGGCCGACCTGATGATCGTCGCCGGCCGGGTCAGCCAGAAGATGGCTCCCGTCCTGCGCCAGATCTACGACCAGATGCCCGAGCCCAAGTGGGTGCTCGCGATGGGCGTGTGCGCCTCGTCGGGCGGCATGTTCAACAACTACGCCGTCGTGCAGGGCGTCGACCACGTCGTCCCGGTCGACATGTACCTCCCCGGCTGCCCGCCGCGCCCGGAGATGCTCATCGACGCGATCCTCAAGCTGCACGACCAGGTGCAGACCACCAAGCTGGGCGTGAACCGCACCAACGAGATCGCCGAGCTCGAGACCGCTGCCCTCCGCGCCCTGCCCACCTCGGAGATGAAGGGCCTCCTCCGGTGA
- a CDS encoding NADH-quinone oxidoreductase subunit A: MELYTPVLALALLATGFAVFSVVISAFTGPKRYNRAKLDSYECGIEPTPQPIGGGRIPVKYFITAMLFIVFDIEIIFLYPWAVHFDQMALFGLVEMVLFIGTVFVAYAYVWRRGGLDWD, from the coding sequence ATGGAGCTCTACACGCCGGTCCTCGCCCTCGCACTGCTCGCGACGGGTTTCGCCGTCTTCTCCGTGGTCATCAGTGCCTTCACCGGGCCGAAGCGCTATAACCGGGCGAAGCTCGACTCCTACGAGTGCGGCATCGAGCCGACGCCGCAGCCGATCGGCGGCGGCAGGATCCCGGTGAAGTACTTCATCACCGCGATGCTCTTCATCGTCTTCGACATCGAGATCATCTTCCTCTACCCCTGGGCCGTCCACTTCGACCAGATGGCCCTGTTCGGCCTCGTCGAGATGGTCCTCTTCATCGGCACGGTCTTCGTCGCCTACGCATACGTGTGGCGACGCGGCGGACTGGATTGGGACTGA